The sequence GCCCTGCCCCCAGCGGTGGCCCCAGTGACTGGTGCGCGCGCTCGTGGTGGGCAGATAGTTTTTCCAGTCGATCTGGACCCCGTCGAAACCGTATTCGAGGGCGAAGCCCGCCGGCGTTTCGACATAAATCGAAACCATGCGATCGTTGGTGTGACGTCCGAGGCCGGTGATCACGCGTACCTGTTCGGAGTGCACCCGGTCCATCATGCGCCCCAGCGTGTCGAGGTCCGGCACCTCGACCATCAGGTGCACCAGATCACCCGGGTGCGGGTTGCTGTCCTGGAACAGCGCCAGGCTGTGGTGGCGGGGATTGTTGCAGTGCAGGAAATGCAGACCCTGTCCCGGGTCCTGCGGATCGGGCGCAAAATGCAGGTGCATGTAATCGGTCTGGCCAAAGCCCATAGTCTCGGTAAAAAAGCCATGCGAGGCCTGCAGGTCCGGAGTTGCCGCGGCGAGGTGGCCGAGCCCCATGCAGCCGTGGTAGCCCGTCACGAAAGCGCTGACACCGACCGGCGAGATCAACGGCAGGTAATCGAGCTCCATGTGGTAGAAGATCTCGCACCGCAAGCCCCCGGGTGCGGTGAATGAAATCAGGTCGTGGACCTTGCGGGCGGCTGCGGTGGCCGGAGCGGCGCGTTCCCAGGCAATTCCGGCGGCATCGAGTTCAGCCATCGCATGCGACAACTCGCGGGCCCCGGCGACTTCCCATCCGGCGCA comes from Gammaproteobacteria bacterium and encodes:
- a CDS encoding VOC family protein is translated as MIDTRALGYVVIESTDLAKWKHFATRVLGMMVAPSIAEDGVLYLKMDEYCYRMRIEHGKQDRFACAGWEVAGARELSHAMAELDAAGIAWERAAPATAAARKVHDLISFTAPGGLRCEIFYHMELDYLPLISPVGVSAFVTGYHGCMGLGHLAAATPDLQASHGFFTETMGFGQTDYMHLHFAPDPQDPGQGLHFLHCNNPRHHSLALFQDSNPHPGDLVHLMVEVPDLDTLGRMMDRVHSEQVRVITGLGRHTNDRMVSIYVETPAGFALEYGFDGVQIDWKNYLPTTSARTSHWGHRWGQG